The genome window GGTTTTGGACGGCGAGAACAAGATCGTCCGTTGTTTCACCGGCCATCCGGTGGAGGCTCACCGTGAGGGGTGCCGCTTTTCGCAAACGCTCTATCAGGTGGAGGTGGACCGACCGGCTGACGCCGGCATTTTTATCATCGATACCCATCCGCTCGATCAGGATCTGTGGCAGGGCGTCAAGGCCATGTGCGCGCTCGAGTGCATTGTGCCGGACGACGCGGTGGTCATTATCGTTACGCCCTGTCCGGAGGGCGTCAGCCGGCAGCACCCGGACGTGCTGGCAGTGGGATACCAAGGACTAGCCGCCACGACCGAACTGGTGAACGCGGGCCGTTTGGATAAAGTGACGGCGCACAACATCGTCCAGGGAGGCCGGTTGATCGAACGCACGCAGGCGTTCCTGGTTTCCCCGGGCATCGAGGCCGGGGATATTCAGCGCTTGGGTTTTACCCCGTTTGCGTGTGCGCAGGATGCGCTGGACGAGGCGATTCGCCGCAAAGGCAGCCGCGAACGGGTGATCCTGTTGGGCATGGGCGGCGAAATCTGTCCGAAAGCGGTTTAACATTAAAAGGGGTGTCCTATGGAGCTGATGATACCAGGCCGTTATTATCGCATGTACCCTCCTGCATCTTATCTCGGCCATGCTGAAGAGACTCTGCACCTGGCGCTGGAGCGCACGGCGTTCATGCTGATCGATGTCTATGGACTGGGCTACAGTCCCGGAGAACCAGAGCCGGAACGTCCGGCGCTCTTTTATCAGGGTTCCACCGAGGTGGAGCGCCGGGTGATGGTCGATCACATCAAGCCGGCGCTGGAAGCTGCGCGTCGCATCAAACTGCCGGTCATCTATGTGAATAATTCCAATCAGCGGGTGGCGACGCAACACAGCGAGTTCGGCAGCCTGCTCGTGCGCACGCATGGCCTGACGGTGGAAGAACGCTGGGAGACGGATCCGGCTGAATTTCGTTTCAGCAAACTGGTTGAACCCCTTCCGGGCGAGTATCTGGTGCACAAACAGATGTACAGCGGCTTTTTCGAGACCTGTCTGGAAACGCTGTTGCGGAATTTGCAGATTAAAAATCTGGTGGTGGTGGGATTTGCCGCCAACGCCTGCGTGCAGGGAACGCTGAACGACGCGTTCTACCGCAA of bacterium contains these proteins:
- a CDS encoding cysteine hydrolase, with translation MELMIPGRYYRMYPPASYLGHAEETLHLALERTAFMLIDVYGLGYSPGEPEPERPALFYQGSTEVERRVMVDHIKPALEAARRIKLPVIYVNNSNQRVATQHSEFGSLLVRTHGLTVEERWETDPAEFRFSKLVEPLPGEYLVHKQMYSGFFETCLETLLRNLQIKNLVVVGFAANACVQGTLNDAFYRNYRILLLRDGTAAMEYHDTMEEQLITRYIIRHVEAFLGYTATSADFVRSCEAVL